GATTGTCTCGTCTTTCCTTTTGCCATCCAACATCCTACTCCCTAGTGCAGGACGCTGAGTCCTATCCGTTCACTCGCCACGGACAATCGCTGCATCCAAACGACGCGTGCTTAACAGTCTATTTCCAACTTTCCATACAGCGCAAGAAGCTTCGACGCGTCTGTATCATTCAAGCTTTCGACGCACCCATCCTTAATCAATTTTCGAGATTCAATAGGTCAAATTCTAAGACATACagccggaagaagagctaTAGGGATAAATACGCGAAACAATCGGAAGGAATATGGCAAGAACAGTAACGAGCCCAAGTCGAGGTGGTGGCCGATCAAGTATAGGCGAAGGGAGCCGGAAAACCAAGAATACAGCGAGGAAGAGTACTGGTGGTAAAGCTCCTAGGCATAGCGGAGGTACGTCCTTCTGTTCTTTTGATCTCTTACGTTTACTCTTATAGAGTAGAAGTGGGAATAAGAGATGCCGAAATGGTGGATGAGTGCTGCTGTGTTTGTGATGCTGACAAGGAATTCTTAAAAAACGATAGTGCAACgaaatcctcctccagaTCCTAAATCACCGTCTGGTCCGAAAAAGAAGCATCGTTTCCGCCCTGGCACAGTCGCTCTTCGTGAAATTCGGCATTATCAAAAATCAACTGATTTGTTGATTGCCAAACTCCCATTCTCCCGAGTCGTACGTTCCCATATCCCTACCTTTATCCTTGTACATACCCCCTACTATGCCCCATACGcatccctccttttccattcCGAGCGCGTGGGATGCCAATGGGTCTGGCGTGGCCTGGCAATTCCAATAATAACATCTAGCTAACCAGACTTTTTTGAATTTGGATCACGTAGGTAAGAGAAGTAGCCATGAACGTAGGCTCTGATGAGGTGGGCGAATATCGATGGCAAAGTTCGGCGATCATGGCATTACAAGAAGCAGCAGAGGCTTTTCTTGTTCATCTCTTTGAAGATGCGTAAGTCTTGATCCTCTTTATTCTCCTTACTATCACCTGCCATCTTTGCTCTCTTAGGAGAGTCGCCTTCTGCATTGATAGGGAGGCTCCTACTTTTGTCTGTGAAGAAAAAACTATGCTTACGCTAC
The nucleotide sequence above comes from Cryptococcus neoformans var. grubii H99 chromosome 1, complete sequence. Encoded proteins:
- a CDS encoding histone H3, with amino-acid sequence MARTVTSPSRGGGRSSIGEGSRKTKNTARKSTGGKAPRHSGVQRNPPPDPKSPSGPKKKHRFRPGTVALREIRHYQKSTDLLIAKLPFSRVVREVAMNVGSDEVGEYRWQSSAIMALQEAAEAFLVHLFEDANLCAIHAKRVTIMQKDLQLARRIRGRY